cttatatttttttcttttataagcAGCCACGATTATTTGTTtgaataaatattatatacactgacagtatatacactatcatatCACCGATGAATTCATGACATGcatgtaaaagttgaatttcaaattcaaattttatataactGACATTCATCCAACACTGACTGACTGCAACGTACACACTATCAGCGTGGAAAAAACTAATCCTATTTGTTTcgtaaaggaaaaacaaaactacatttattttgcaaatttttgaaTTGTTCATGACCGGTGGCAATCCACGTCTTACTCATGTGgcgactttttcttttcttttttttttttttgggcattgGAAAATTGATTCAATTCTCAGCTATTCAAATCCTAACGTCGGCCCAGATAATACATAGATGAGATTAAATGTCAACTAGAATTAACGATCACCCAAAAATAAAACAGCATATGTAAACTACGCCTGATGGCCGGCTATATGTATTCTTTAGTAGTATTTTTAAgatcaaaaaaatgaaaaaattcacaAGGAAGTGCAGCTTAATTAGTTGATTACGATGTAGAAAATATCTGACGTGTAACCAATTTATCAAACTCAAATTTTGGATATGATGACACAGTCATatatagcaatttttttttggaatcgGTTCAATTTTGATGATCATCACTTCACTACAGATGAGAATATGTTGTCGGAATTACAGGTCATTGTGGCTTGGGATTATTTCTATGGGCTAGCTATGGGCTTTGGTCAAGTCATATTTTCCCATGATTGTCAAGAGTCATGGCCGCCGGAGACCTAAAGAAGGTCGTGGGTCTCCGCAGGAATGTATCATTCGTCTTCCCGCTCAAGACTTGGGTCCTCATCTCATCTGGGAAACAATTGATTGACCCAGTCAGTCTATACATACATTATCATAAACAATCCCGTTGATAGAGATTAAAGATCAACTAAGCATTGGCCTAATCGGAAAATGTAACCGTAGTTGACTCGTTATACATGACGCGCCGGTTTAAGTTTCATCATTGTGAAAGGGCGAACCATTTTTTCTTGTATTATACTACTATTAGATAAGCTcattttagcttttttttttttatttttcctcttCTGGAAAATATACTGAAATAGTAGCCGTGAATCTTCTTGAATTCAAAGCAGAATTAAGAGAGTTATTTTTCCAAGGACcccagaaaacaaaaaaaaaaaagaaaatgaaccacaGCCTTATTAATTCCTTCCCCTTCATAGACTTTgttatactactactactactcaaATGAATATTGCAAATTCAATTTCAATAAAACCATTCTTATTTCTCATGAGAAATTAACTTTGTTTACATGTCATTTATTTCTCATGATATTCATCAGCAGCTAGCTATATTTATGCATGCGAAATAATTAATGCATATTCATCCAATCCGGATGCTGGCTAGGCTATTGTATATACCATGTGTGCATGATTGGACGACGAAAGCAACTAAATTTTGTTCAATAAATTCTCAAGAATTAATTTATTCTTGAACAATATTAATCGACAATAAGGCTTTTCTGCTCACCAAAAAATTTACATTTTCCCGCTTGGCTGACCAAAAATTGACAAAGAACAAGTAAATGGAACAAAGAAGCCGCGTGTGTGAAAGGTAAAACTAGCATAATAAAGAACGGATTCTAATACAAATCTAATATGCCAGTGATTTCAAACTGTCTAGCAAGCAGAGCCATGTTTCTTCTCAGACTTGTTGATCACAGTGGCTAGTAGACTGAGTGGTCGGCTTGGCGAGGTAAGTGGGGTTGTCATCTCCGGCCATGATTACGACTATCCTGGGCTCCGGTTCATCAGGGCGTAGCACGGCGGCCCTCGTTGATTTTTCCTGATCATCATCGTTGTTGCCTGAGGAttgagtagtagtagtagtagtaggaTTCCTGTAAGAGCAGGCAAgaataagaagagaaaatgCAATGAGCCCTAACATGAGAGCAAGGCCAGCAAAGAGGTAAGGAAGAGGTGTATTCCAGTGATTGAATAATCCAGAGTTGACATGAGCGGAAGTGGAGTTGTTTTCCTgggtcattttctttttttttttttttttttggtttttggtttTGTCTACAGATGTCTTTTGCCTTAGAGTTCTTGCAGCTTTAATTTTGCAATCAAGAGGAGATCGCATGTATTTATCCGTATAATTTATAGGCCACCAGGGCAGGGCAAATGAATCACCATTACGGTGCATGGGTTCGGATTAGGATGGGTGATTCAGTGAATTACCAAAAATGACCTGCATGAGTAAGTGGGATTCTTTCTTGTGCTTGGCTGTTTCTTCTTTTGGTGATCCTTCCTCGAAGAGAGAATAGATTGGGCCGCAAGTCTCTGCTGGATTCACCAGCTAGCTGCCTTCCTCATTTGCCCTCTCTTAATTAATTATCAATTATTATCTCAAGATTTTATTTCTATTCCATGCACCATGACTTTGAAGCAACCAGTTTAACTTTGAGCCTTAAAGGATAAACTAACTAATCCACATTGTCTTATTCTGGATGTTCCGATTGAGAATCCAAGAGTTAATACCACTTAGCACGTAATCCGAAAGTTAAATACCAGTGAGAGATGTTTAAGGCGAGAATCGAATATGTGACAAGAGTACCGCTGCGTACTAACAAAGTTAATGATTAAACCCCGTTCGAAAAATCaatcaacaattttttttttatatcatgATATTGGGTAGCTTAATTAAAGATTTGtgattactttttatttttgtttgtttgtgtcTTAGTTGAATGCGCGAGAACATCGTGCACAATACTCGTTGGCAATTAGACAAACCCGACAGTGTGATGAGGAGGTAGATAAAATTCTTCTTTCTTCCGCACCTAGAAAAGTTCATAGATTAATTAATTCTCTCAAATTATTACCAACGGCAAATATGGCTTGGTGTGATCGTAGCggggtttttttattttgactgtAACGATAACATTTTTTATAACCAAATTCATCTTATTCCACAGAAAATGGGAGTCTAAAGAAATTGTGTAAGGAATTAGCAGATATATGAACTCGACTAAATTAAAAGAATACTGTGAcactatttttaaatttttttcactaTAAATGAAATTCGAATTCTTGACATAATAGTCTCTTTTTGGTGGCCATTGAGGCACAAGCTCCGTGATTAATAGGAGCAGGGTTTGGGCTAAGGGTATTTTGGTGATATGAGGTTGTGAAGACCAGCGGTAGTTGAATGAAGCAACGGGCAAGTGAAAGGGAGAATGAGTGTGAAATTGATTTCGTTGAGCCACGAAAATGACCGCGAGTTTCTTGCATGATGGGCTCTTAGCTTTTTTCTAACCAAACCCCAACACTGGCCCCCATTAAACGTGTTCTCTTGGCTCAAGTATCCTCTTTAATTAATACTCAGGCGGCAACAAAGGAAGCCTGAGCTAATTGAACACGAACACCGCCTGCCAAATTCCCTACCAATTATGAGccaggagaagaagaaaaattggaaataatTAGGAATAACAATGGGTGGGTAGGGTTAAATCCGATATCATTGGTACTCGATCTGATGGTTATCCAATTAGATGACAGTTGGATGGGTAATTGGTTAGAATTTGATATTGAGGAGGGGTAATCGATAGATAATCCATTCGATaagatttgataaaaaaaaatgctaaaaactCGAAACTCGATACCCGTCATACAAACATAACATAAAATTAAGGCACGCAGGCATAATTAGTAAGGCGCACAGGCATGACATATGTTGTGCCTTAATTTTATGGTCcaacaataattattaattgaCCCTCaaattctcttcttttttttatcatCCCTCAAATCCTCAAACTTacaatttttatctttttaatgtATTAATTTCAGTTTGAGTGTATCCAATGAATAATATGAACCTAATATCGAGAGGGATTCATGATGGAAGTTAAAATCTGCAGGATTACCAGAAAAAATTTAGTAAAAGACTTAGATATACAGGTTAAAATTTGGTAAGAGAGATTTTTGAGGGTACTAACTTTCTACCATTCTTAGACATAAGTGCTTTACTTTTGTTACCTTTGTTGAGGAATACAAGGAAAGAGAAGCAGAGAAGAGATTCGTGGATTAGGATGAAACCAattaaaacatatccaatttctttattcactttttacGATTTTAACATTTATTAACAGGTTATACTTTTTAATGAAACTGACTCATCGAGGTGCGAATGTAGATACACTACCTAAGGAAAACCCACAACTCAATCCAAAAGACATGCTGATTTTCAGGCTACACTGAGAGAACCTTGAGTAGTATACACACGCCAGTCACAATCACACAGCTATTTCGTATAGTCGCCTTCGAGTTCATATTATCAATTCATGTTCTTGGAGAATTAGCACTGGAAAACCATGTAACACAACGTTGGCTTTGGTAATTGGTGGTACAAGAGAACCGAAACCGAAAATTAAAAGGATGGAAATGATGAATGTTAAAGCGAATTGGTGTGGTGGGTCTTTTGCATGGAATTAAAAATTCCGGTGGTGGAACTTGGGAGACTGAGACTTTAGACTCTAGAGAAGGAAGGTTTCTTCAGACTGGAAAGAGACAGGCACAACGGAATTTATAGGGAAAGTATGCTGCTAGTTGAATTGAATCGAATCTGCCAAAGAATTACATTTGATTCTCATCAACTGAGGGATGCGGAGAAAATGTTGTTAATGTCCCCCAGGAACAGTTTTAGCAAgccaccatatatatatatatatatatatatttttggtggATAAAAACAGCCCTCCGTTTTTACAATTTACATGCCAATTTTCAATGGTTAACGCTTGGGTCGATTCGTGACCCAAATTCTATCACACCGTCATACTAATTCAAGTATTGAAAATGTGGCAAAATTTGGATCACTAGTTCTACAAGATCGGATCTACTCCAGTTTTTGCCATTTCCAATGTCCTGGTATTCATGACAGACAGAAACTACAGAATTGAATTTTATTAGAGATGTATCATATGTGCAAGGCTTtctatcacttttttttttttttttttttttcatcatagTGGGTATCTGGTTCCGTGGACTGGTTACCGTACGACCCAACTAATCTCACTGCGGGCTGGGAGAGGCCTGCCCCAAGCGTCACCAGCCACGGTAGAACCGGGATTCGATCCCTAGACGTGGCTCTTCCCCAACTGGGACTACAACCACGGGACCGAACCCGGAGGGGCACTTTCTATCACTTTTCATTTTGAGCTTTTGGGTCCGTCCAATGTTGTTTATTtccaaggtttttttttttttttttgttttggtgagaTGGCACTTTTGTGCTGGGCTTTTTTTGAAATTGGTACTCAGCTTGCCTGCTAGGCTATTCAACACTTCTTGTTTTGAGTTTCTCGGCCCATTAAGGACCAAACCCACGCTAAATCCACCAAAAATTCTACAGCTTGCTGGGCTGAGAAGCATATCTCCGTATGTTGCGCGCTGATTATCCAATACAGCAGCATATTAATGTTGATAACCGGCGCTGGCTGGTCACGCAATTTCCCGGATAACGGGAAAAATTCCCCGCCGTCTTTCCGCCGGTGAGTGGTAGCATCTCTGCTAAACTTTACTAACTTCTCAGCTGGTCAGTCTTCTTGTCCAGCATAACCACAAATTCACGTGCACCTCACTAAATTCTGATTGCAGCCTCAACtcctaattttgtttttatttcccAATAGTGTTGTAAATTGCAAATGAACTTGacgattttttttaattgggaTAAAGTGGACGGAACTCTGCCGTAAATAATAGGTTAGGACTAGGAGGAGGACAAGGACTAGATGAGGTGCAGAAAAATACAAGttcttgtcaaaaaaaaaaaaaaaaaaggattttcgGGTATTTTACTTATCTCATGTACAAGATTGGAAATGAAAATGGGAGTGTTCATGGGGGCTTCTGCAATCTGATGGATGCATGTTTCTGGACATTCATTTCAGGCCCATTAATATTTATATGCAAATTCTGGAACCAAGTGATGaatataatttttatgttattATATTATTAGTAGTTACTAGTTATGTGTTGCATGGCATTATCTATGATTAGATCTGAATGCACATGAAATTGCCAATTATGAATGCTAGCTCTCAAGGGATCTCAAGATTTTagtccaaaaattaatttagcGCTGTTGTTTCTTTACTTGGGTCTTTTGTTGGTGGTAAATTATTGAAATGAAAACCTACAagtagattggctagtctattaAACACGTAGAAAAGACAGATTGTTCTAAAAAAGGAGGGCCTAAATATGATTGGTAGGGTCCTCTTCCCACGTTCCTCTCAAAACCAGATGTTATTGCTAACAGATAATCATGTTAGTCCATCGCTAAACCTGACTTCCTGGCTGGTTGAACCACCTGGTTTGCAGAGGCCTTGTAAGTTTGGCTTCTTTGTGGATAGGTTTTGCCAACAACTGGGGTTGATGAATTAGACACCTGGGGAAGGAAAGGATTGGCACACGGGGAGTATCTAAAACTTCAGGATCAGTGTTTTGCTCATGTATACTCAAATGCAATCATAATTTGTGTGGTTGATCCTGATTTCTGTATTGCAGCTGTTTAGCTCAAAATACCTGGTATCATTAGTTCAATTTGGTAGTAATTCAGGAATACATAGTAATCACTATGGAAATCTAGCTGGTAAAAAGTGGTTGTCGAAACTGCACACTAAGGCTTGGAGTACCAATTTCGTCTCAAAGTGAAAACTTCAATTCATCTAGAATTGGTTATTGTACTTGCAGTTATGAACTTACAATCATGCAGTAGAATCTTTACATCAGCACAATCCGAATCTCCTTTCTCTATTTCTCTTCCATAAATATGTCACTgtcttctatttctttttctcctcaATTATTCCCTGATTAAAAAGGTGTGGCTTTGATGCCCCAAGATAACACTTTCATACTTCTGTCCATCAGCGATTCTAGCTTTTCTTTACCCAATAAGTGATTCTGGATCTGGAATGAATAAACTAAAGCTTCCAATTCTAAGCACTTGGGTGATGGGAGTCAAGTATGATGCTTAACTCTATATAAGAACTGAAGATGCGTGATTTGCACCTGAAAGCAATGCTAGAGTTGCCTGCTTTGTTGGTGTCTGATTGCTGACTACGAATATCAGGAGTTAAATATGGTGAATTTCTAAAGCTTCTTGCTTATTCTACGACTCTGCCCCATATCTAGATAAAGGATATTTAAAGGAGTATGCTCTTTATTACTTATTGGTCTTTCTGGCACTGGAATAGGACTTCCTGCACTTTCAAGAATCTTTTTTTCAGTGCATATGATATGTAAAGGAAGCATGCTTCAGCGAATGGGAGAATGGATTGTGATCCTTAAAGCGTCTCTGGATATAGAAGAGCACTAGTGGAAGTGCCAAGCCAATTTGGTATGTCATATGCAGCACATAATAGGTATCAAGCTCGAGAGCCACAGAGTTGTTGTCCAGTTGGTGGTGCCATTTGTTCTTTGGCTGGACCTGCTCCTGATTGCTTTTTGTTTAGGAATTGACGTCCACAAGGAAATACTGGTGTGGGAGGATAGGATTTAGATGCTTGACATCATTTTTAAATGCAAGATGCACTTTCATACACCAGATCATCATTCTCATGATGCTTGTCTTGGTATTAATGTTTATGTCATGTTTACTCTTGTAAAGAACTGGTTCATACAAGGTTTTGTCATCCACTCATCCTTTACcgcttcc
The genomic region above belongs to Coffea arabica cultivar ET-39 chromosome 7c, Coffea Arabica ET-39 HiFi, whole genome shotgun sequence and contains:
- the LOC113698905 gene encoding protein GLUTAMINE DUMPER 2-like; protein product: MTQENNSTSAHVNSGLFNHWNTPLPYLFAGLALMLGLIAFSLLILACSYRNPTTTTTTQSSGNNDDDQEKSTRAAVLRPDEPEPRIVVIMAGDDNPTYLAKPTTQSTSHCDQQV